Genomic DNA from Streptomyces sp. PCS3-D2:
GGCCGCGGCCGAAGGTGCTCTTCCCGCTGCCTGAGGGGCCGCACAGCTGCACCAGCCGGGGAAACGATCCGCCGCGCCACTGCCACGTCGCCGCCACGGCCTCCTCCACCGCCGTTCCGGAGATCCTGCCGTCCGCGAACGCGCGTCGGGCCTCCGCCCAGCAGCGGTCGGCCGCGGCCGCCTCCAGCCCGGCGAGCGGATCACGCAGTGCCTCGCGCAGGCACTCCAGCGGATCCGGGCCGCCCAGCAGCTCCGCCTCCGCGGCCCACAGCGCGGACCATTCCACGCACTCGCGCGCGCCGGGTCCGTCGGCCAGTGCCCCGGCGAGCGCGTGCAGCACGCCGAGATCGGCCGCCGCGGCCAACCGTACGAGCCCGGCCCGCCGGTCGGCGTCGGGGAACGGCCTCTGGAGGCGGGGGTACAGCCCGAGCAGGTCGCCGACGCGCCGGGCGAGCGCCATTCCGGCCGGTCCGGCCGCGAGCCGCGCCGCGACCCGGGCACGCGGTTCGCGGCGCAGCAGCGCGGCCAGCACCCCGGCCAGCCGGTCCTCGCCGGTCCTCCCCGACGCGTCGATCCGGGCGGCGGCCTCCGCCACCTCGGCCCCCGCCTCCGCACCGGGTCCCACCCCGGTGCCCGCAGCCGCGGATCCGGGCGGGCCGACGGCGGCCGACAGGGCCGCGACATCCGGCTCGGCGCCGGAACGCACCGCCCACAACGGGGCCGCCCTCCCGAGCCCGTTGGGCACGACCTGCGCGTGCATCCAGTGCGTGTCGGTCTGCACATGACCGGCCCGCACCCACTTGGCCACGCACCGCCCGAAGTCCGCACGGTCGAAACCGGCGGCCGTGCGCACGACGTAGCCCTCCTGCCGGGCGGTGTCCAGCCTCAGCCTGCGCAGCGCGCGTTCGTCGAAGGTGCCGCGCCACAGCACCCGCGGGGAGGGCACACCCAGGCCGTGCAGAAACCGCACGGTCCGGTCCCAGTCGAGACAGCGCTCCCCGTCCCACACCGAGAATCCGTAGAACCAGCTGTCCAGGTCCTCGTACGGGATCGAGTGCCGGGCGTAGAGGTTCTCCCCGCACACCCGCCATCCCGCCGGAATACCGGGGCCGATCCGCCCCTGCAGGCCCTTGACCCAGGCCCGTGAGGGGTGGTGGCCCGAGTCGAGCGAGCGGGCGTGCAGCCCGTCGGCGTACAGGGTGGTGTTCTCCCCGTCGAGCTTCTCGGTGACCACGACCTCCCGGCCGGTCAGCCCCGCGGACCCGACGGCCCGGACGTCGTCCGCCGCGGCCCCCGGCGACCAGGGAAGATGGGGCGTACGAGGATAGTGGGTGCGCATGATCCGCTCCGGCTCGACGACGTGGTGCGCCGTCACTTTAGGTATGCGCGAGCGGGTGGATCCAGCCAATTCAGCGGCAGAGCGCCACGATGGCCGGTGACACCGTGCCCCTGGCCGCCTCGCACAGTGCGGTCATGTCGTACGAACGCCCCGTGGCGGGACGGGACGTGGGCGGGACCGCCGGCTGCGGGCGGGCCTTCCCCCGGGCCGCTGGCTTCGCCGGTTTCACCGTTCTCACGGACCTGGGCGGCTTCGCCCTGCGCGGCGGGCGCACGGGCCGGTGCGGCGCGGACGCCCGCAGGGACGCGGCTCTGTCCGACTCCGACTCCGACTCCGACTCCGATTCCGGCTCGGGCGCTGGCGCCGGTTCCGTGGCCGTCACCGCCGGCAGCCGCCCCAACGGCAGGGCGGCAGCGGTGGGTTCACGCGGCAGGCCGCGACTCCCGGCGGCCGGCCGCGGAGTGTCCGGTGAGGTGACGGGCGCGGGACGCACCGTCACGCATCCGGAGGCCATGACGAGCGCGGCAAGGGTCAGGGGCAGGGCCCGGCGCAGCTGCATCCGACCACCCTGCCGTACCGGCGGCGCGCGGACCGCGCCGATCACACGGTCGGGTGACGGTGCTCCCAGGACCCGGAACCCTGCGGAGACCGCTCCTGCACTCCCGTCCCGTGCGCCCGGCGTGCACCGGGCACACACGCTCCGTGGCGCCCGGCCGCCACGCGGGGCGACCGGGGCGGCCGGCACGGGCATCCGGAGCGGAACCGGACGATCGAACATACGATGGGCGGGAACCGGCGCGGGCGGCTCACCGCCCAGCCGGACCGGGCCGCCCCTGGGAGACGCATGACACAGGCCGCCGAACCTGCGCGGACCGTCATCCTGACCGTGGACGACGATCCCGGGGTCTCCCGTGCCGTGGCCCGCGACCTGAGGCGTCACTACGGCGCCGGCTACCGGATCGTGCGTGCCGAGTCCGGCGAGTCCGCGCTGGAGGCGCTGCACGAGCTGAAACTGCGCGGCGACCTGGTGGCGGTCATCCTCGCCGACTACCGCATGCCGCGGATGAACGGCATCGAGTTCCTGGAACAGGCCCTGAGCGTGTATCCGGGCGCACGGCGCGTGCTGCTGACCGCCTACGCCGACACCCACGCGGCGATCGACGCGATCAACGTCGTCGACCTCGACCACTACCTGCTCAAGCCCTGGGATCCGCCCGAGGAGAAGCTCTACCCGGTCGTCGACGACCTGCTCACCGCCTGGCGCGCCGGCGACCACCGCCCGGTCCCCGCCACCAAGGTCGTCGGCCACCGCTGGTCGGCCCGATCCTCGCAGGTGCGGGACTTCCTGGCCCGCAACCAGGTGCCGTACCGCTGGTACTCCTGTGACGAGCCGGAGGGACGGCGGCTGCTGGAGGCGGCGGGGGCCGACGGACAGCGGCTGCCCCTGGTCGTCACCCCCGAGTGCACGGTGCTCATCGAGCCCGAGGCGGCCGATCTGGCCGCCCATGTGGGGCTCGCGACGACACCGGCCGCGGACTTCTACGACCTCGTCGTGATCGGCGGCGGCCCGGCCGGCTTGGGCGCGGCGGTGTACGGGGCTTCCGAGGGGCTGCGGACCCTGTTGGTCGAGCGGTCGGCGACCGGCGGCCAGGCCGGGCAGAGCTCCCGCATCGAGAACTACCTCGGCTTCCCCGACGGCGTGTCCGGGGCCCAGCTCACCGAACGCGCCCGCCGCCAGGCCGGCAGGTTCGGTGCCGAGATCCTCACCGCCCGGGAGGTCACGGGACTTGAGGCCAACGGTCCCGCGCGCGTCGTCCGCTTCTCCGATGGCTCGTCCGTCGCCGCGCACAGCGTGATCCTCGCGACCGGCGTCTCCTACCGGCAGCTGCCGGCTCCGGGCTGCGACGAACTCACCGGCCGCGGCGTGTACTACGGCTCGTCGCTGACCGAGGCCGCCTCCTGCCAAGGACACGACGTGTACATCGTGGGCGGCGCCAACTCGGCCGGCCAGGCGGCGATGTACCTGTCCCGGGGCGCGAAGTCGGTGACACTGCTGGTGCGCGGGGAGTCGCTGACGGCGTCGATGTCGTACTACCTGATCCAGCAGATCGAGGGGGCGCCGAACATCTCGGTGCGCACCCGGACCGTCGTCGGGGCCGCGCACGGCGAGGACCACCTGGAGCGGCTGGCGCTGTACGACACCGCCACCGGTGCGACGGAACTCGTCGACGCCCAGTGGATGTTCGTCTTCATCGGCGCGGCCCCGCTGACCGACTGGCTGGACGGCACGGTGCTGCGCGATGACCGCGGGTTCATCCTGGCCGGCCCCGACCTCACCCCCGACGGTCGGCCGCCCGCGGAGTGGCCGCTGGACCGGCCGCCCTACCACCTGGAGACCAACATTCCCGGCGTGTTCGTCGCCGGCGACGCGCGGGCCCGGTCCGCGAAACGCGTCGCCTCCGCGGTCGGAGAGGGAGCCATGGCCGTGATGCTCGCCCACCGCTACCTGGAGCAGTCATGAGCGGGCCGGACACGCACTGCGACCCGCGGGAGATCGCCTCGCTGTTCCTGTTCGAGAAGCTGACCCCGCAGCAGCTCGGGCAGTTGTGCTCCGAGGGCCGGGTGGAGCGTTTCGCCGCCGGCCCCGTGTACACCGAGGGCGACCCCGCGACCTGCTTCTACGTGATGATCGAGGGCACCGTCGTCCTCTCCCGCCGGGTGGGTGCCGACGACGTCGAGGTGAGCCGGACCTCGCAGCGCGGCGTGTATGCCGGAGCCATGCAGGCCTACCTGGGCGAACGGGTGCCCCAGACGTACACCAACTCGATGCGGGTCACCGAGCCGACCCGGTTCTTCGTACTGCCCGCGCAGGCGTTCTCGGACTTCATGCGGGAGTGGTTCCCGATGGCCGCGCACCTGCTGGAGGGGCTCTTCTTCGGCGCGAGAAACACCCAGCGGGCCATCGGGCAGCGGGAGCGGCTGCTGGCTCTCGGATCGTTGTCCGCCGGTCTCACCCACGAGCTCAACAACCCGGCCGCGGCAGCCGTGCGGGCCACCGCGACCCTGCGCGAACGCGTCGGCAAGATGCGCCACAAGCTCGCCGTCATCGCACAGGGCCACTACTCCCGCGAGGCGATCGCCGATCTCATCGACGTCCAGGAACGCACGGTGGAACGCGTCGCGAAGGCGGTCGCGCTCAGCCCGCTGGAGGCCTCCGACCGGGAGGACGAGCTCGCCGACTGGCTCGACGGCCACGGCATCGCGGAGGGCTGGCGGATCGCACCGACCTTCGTCCAGGCCGGACTGGACGCGGCCTGGCTCGACCAGGTCGCGGCGGCCGTGGACGAGGACATCCTGCCGGGAGCCATCGGCTGGCTCAACTACTCGGTCGAGACCGAGTTGCTGATGGACGAGATCGACGACTCCACCGCCCGCATCTCCCACCTCGTCGACGCCGCCAAGCAGTACGCGCAGCTCGACCGGGCCCCCACCCGGGTGGTCGACGTCCACGAACTCCTCGACAGCACCCTGCTGATGCTGTCCGGCAAGATCGGCCCCCGGGTGCGGGTGGTCAAGGACTACGACCGCTCCCTGCCGGAGGTGCCCGCCTACCCGGCCGAGCTCAACCAGGTGTGGACCAACCTCATCGACAACGCCGTCTTCGCCATCGCCGGCACCGGCCGGGACGGCACCCTGACGGTCCGCACGGCACGCGAGGGGGACCGGCTGCTGGTGGAGTTCCGGGACACCGGCACCGGCGTCCCGGCCGACATCCGCGGCCGCATCTTCGACCCCTTCTTCACCACCAAGCCGGTCGGCGAGGGCACCGGTCTCGGCCTGGACATCTCCTGGCGCATCGTGGTCAACAAGCACCACGGCAGCCTCCAGGTCGAGTCCGTGCCCGGCGACACCCGCTTCCAGGTGCTGCTGCCGCTGACCGCACCGGACCCGGACCCGGACAACGCGCCCGGAACCGAGACAGCCCAGGAGCCCGCATGACCGCAATCAAGGGGATCGACCCGACTGTTCCGCCGACCGGCGCCGGCTGCACCGACTGCGACGCGGTGGGCGGCTGGTGGTTCCACCTGCGGCGCTGCGCCCAGTGCGGGCACGTCGGCTGCTGCGACTCCTCGCCCGCCCGGCACGCCACCGCCCACTGGAAGTCCACCGGACACCCGCTGGTGCAGAGCTTCGAGCCGGGCGAGGAGTGGTTCTGGGACTACGACGGCGACGAGATGTACGCGTCCGGGCCCGCGCTGGCCCCGCCGGGTGAACGCCCCGCGGACCAGCCGGCCCCCGGCCCGGCCGGCCGGGTGCCGCCGGACTGGACGCGGCGACTGCACCGCTGACCCGCCCGGCGCCGACCGCTACGGGCGGCCGTGGCGGCGCAGGGCGGCGGGCGTGGTGCCGTACCAGCGCTGGACGGCCCGGCGCAGAGCCCGGGCGTCGGCGTAGCCGCTGCGGGCGGCGATCGCGTCGATACCCAGGTCGGTGGTGTGGAGCAGCTGTGAGACGTGTTCCCGGCGTACGGCCTCGGCCTCGGCGCTCCACGTGGTGCCGTGTTCGTCGAGGCGGCGCTGAAGGGTGCGCGGGCTGACGGCCATACGCCGCGCGACGGTGGACAGGGTCGGAGTGCCCTCGGCCTGGACGGAGGCGAGCGCGCTGCGGAAGAGGTCCAGCCAGTCGCGCAGCGGGACGGCGGTGGCGAGGGTGTGGTCGGCGTGCCGGCGGAGTACGGCGGACAGCCCGGGTTGGGCGTGCGGTGCCGGGGCGGTCAGGTCGCCGGTGCGCAGGGTGATCGAGCTGATCGGCGCCCCGAACTCGATGCTGCGGGTGCCGTAGAGCTCGATGAGCGGCTCGTGCCGGCGGGGCGGCTCGGCGGCCAGGGACACGCGGAGGGGAACCAGGCGCCGCTGCGCGGCCGCGCTCAGCTGGCGCAGGTACAGGCCGAGGGCGCAGGCGCGGACGGCGCAGGCCGCCTCGTGGGCCAGATCGGCCCGGTTGAGGTGGTTGAGGGTGACCCTGCCGGCGTCCTCGGTGATCGCGAGCGTGTCCGTGCCGGTGTCGACGACGGCGGCGAGGTAGCGCGCGGCGTCCCGGATGCCTTCGAGCGGAGTGGGCGCGGAGGTGATCAGGTAGTCCCACACCCCGAGCGTCCCGATGTCCGCCTGCTGGGCCAGCAGCAGTGCCACTTCGGGCCAGGGGGCGTGGACGGTCGCCAGTTCCGCGATGCGGATGCTCGTGACGGCCGGGGGCCGGTACCGGTCGTCGTGGAGGTGCTCGGGCGCCATGCCCAAAAGGTGGGCGTACCCGGTGGGGGGTATCCCGAGCGTCCGCGCAGCACTGACGTTCAGGCGGGCGAGCGCGGAGGACGTTGTCCCCTGGTGAGCATGCGAGACCACAGGGGGTGAGCATAGACCAGCCCGAAATGCCAGCTCATCGCCGCGTTTTGGGTCCCGATGTCCGTCATTCGGCGCGCCGGGTCCCCCCGTGGCGCGTTCGGTCCCCTTGCTGACGTCCGCTGCCATGGGCCGGGTATCCCTCCACGCCCTAGCTTTGTGATCGTTCTCGCGGCGCCCGGCACCCGGAGGCGCACGGAGATCCCGTCCGGTTGGAGTCCCCCCACGGGGGTGGGGGGCTCGGACCCACGGATACGAGGGAGCCGACGTGCCGGCCCCGGCCCGGATCGATCCGGTCACCGGCCACCTCTGGTACGGACCCGAACAGCTCGACGCGTCCCGGCCTAGGCGCGGCCGCCCACCCGCGTGGCCAGCCGCAGGGCGTGTTCCACCGGGCCGCGGCGCAGCGGGCTGTCGGCCCAGATCCGCTGCCAGGCCCACGACAGGACGAGCGCCGCCCCGCTGAAGGCGATCCACGCCGACCAGGATGCGGCACCGTGGGCCGGGCCGGCCAGCACCAGCGCGTGGGCGACGTACGCGCTCAGCGCCATCGCCCCCAGTACCGCCAGCGGCCGCAGCAGCCGGGCGCCGACCGCGTGCCGCGCGGCCAGGGCGCACAGGCCGATGAGGGCGCAGCCGACCCCCGCGTTGCCGAGGGTTTCCAACGGGGTCTGGCTGTAGGGGTCGGCCAGCAGCAGCCAGTGCCAGGACGTGCTCGGCACGGCGCCGAACTGGCCGCCCAGCACCTCCCGCACCGGGTCCGCGGCGGCCGACGCCTCCGGATGATGGACGGCGATCGCCTCCAGCAGCCGCTGCCGAGTGCCGAACACACGGGTGGCCAGCCAGGCCGACCCGTACCCGGCGACCGCGGCCGCCGTCCCCCACAGCGCCATCCGCCGGGCCATCACGCGCCGGCGCACGTCGCACAGCCGGGCGAGGGCCATTCCGGCCAGGACGTACGGGAAGTACGTGGCCAGGGGGTACGCCCCGGTCAGCAGCAGCTCGCACACGGCCGCGCCCAGTCCGGGCCAGCTGGTCAGATCCGCGGCCTCGGGGACCAGGCCGCGCCCGGAGGACCCGTACCCGAAGAGCGGGCCCAGCGCGAACGACAGCAGCGGCCCCGCCACGACCGACGCGCCCGCCACCGCGGTCAGCACCGGGGTGGAGAGCCGGGTGAACGGCTCGGCCGCCAGGAAGTACACGGCGAAGAAGGCGAGGATGACCAGGATCCCCGGCCACAAGGAGGCCAGGAGCAGGCCGAGCAGGGCCAGGACGGCGCAGCGGATCAGCAGGGGCCGCCACCGCGACGCCCAGCCCTCGGGGCGCCGCGCCGGGTCCGTGCCATGCTGCGCGAGGACCAGGGAGAAGCCCGCGAGGAGGGTGAAGAGCGCAGGCGCCCGCCCGTCGGCCGCGACGAGGAGGTAGCCGGCGCCCTCGGGCCTCGGGCCGGGACCCACATGCACGGCGAACATGCCGAGGACGGCGATGCCGCGCACCGCGTCCACGCCGGCCAGCCGGCCGGAGCCGCCGTCCGGCCCGCGCCCCTCCGCTCCGTTCCCGGCACTGGCTCCGATGCCTGTCCCGGGCCCGGTCCCCGCCGCTGTCCCCGCCACTGCCGTTCCCGCTCCGCCCCGAAGTTGGTCGGACCGGCGGTGTTCATGCCGCCAGTCCGCTCCGGCACCGTACCAACGACGGCGTAACCCGTTCATAAGGACGTACGGGGCGGCGCCGCGGTCGCCCGGCTGCGGCCCGGCGCCCGGCGTAACCCGCGGGCCGTGCCCGCTGTTGCACAGGCGACGGGTCCAACCAGGTGAACGGAGTCCCGATGCCGCAGCTGACCGACCACAGCGCGACCGACGAGCGTGAGTGCGCCGCGGGGACCTGGATGACCCCGGAGGACTACGGCGCCTCGCGCGCCGCGCTCTGGACCGCGGCCGTCGTCCTGGTGACCGACACCGACGGCCGGATCCTCGTACAGAGCGTGGACTACCGCTCCGACCGGCTGCTCCCCGGCGGGGCGGTCGACGCGGGTGAGGCGCCGTCCGCCGCGGCCGCCCGCGAGCTGCGCGAGGAGCTCGGCGTCGACGGCCGCTACCCGCGCGGCCTGGCCGTCGACTGGATCCCCGCCGACACCCCCGGCTTCCCGCCGGAGATGCGCTTCCCCGGCGAGGTCCTGCACGTCTACGACGGCGGGACCTGGACACCGGAGCGGATCGAAGCCGTCCGCCTCCCGGCGCAGGAGATCACCGGCATCCACTTCGCCGAGCCCGCCGACCTGCCGGCCCTGATGGACCCCGGCGACGCCCGCCGCGCCCTGTCCGCCCTGCGCGCCCGCATCAACGGATGCGGCGCCGCGCTGCTGGAGGACGGCCGCCCCACCGCGCCGACCGCCCTCGACCGGCTCGGTGTGCTCAGCACCCGGCGGATCCCGCAGCGCGGTGGCTGGCACCGCGGGCCGGTCCCCGCCGAACTGCCGGTACGGGACCTCTCCGCCTGGCTGTTCGCCCCCGACGGCAGGGTGCTGCTCCTGATCGCCCGGGGCACCGGCACGGCCCACCTCCCGCCCCCGAACACCCCGGCCGCCACGGGCTCGGCCCCGCTCGGCTACCGGTACGGCGAGGAGGGCGCCCATGCCCGCGTCGCGGCCCGCCTCACCGGCCTCCCACCGGCCGCGGACCCGGCGTACGCCCGGCTGCTCGCCACTCCCGAACAGGTCCGCGAGCTCAGCGACTGGGGCCCGGCCGGTACGGACGAGCTCACCGCGGTCCACGAGGCCCGGGCCCGGCTGGGCCTCCCCGCCCCCGCCCGCACCCCGCTGGTGGAGGTCCCCGAGGAGGGCGTGCGCTGGTGACCCGGGGCGGGGCCGCCCGCCGTCGCCGTGACCGGGAAATCCGCCGTCCGCGGACCACGGTCCCGCAGCATGGGGCCATGAGCGACGACAGCGCGATCACCTACACCCTCTACGTCCAGGCCGATCCGTCCAGGGTCTGGCAGGCCCTCACCGACCCGGCCCTCACCCGCCGGTACTGGGGCCT
This window encodes:
- a CDS encoding RNA ligase family protein, with the protein product MRTHYPRTPHLPWSPGAAADDVRAVGSAGLTGREVVVTEKLDGENTTLYADGLHARSLDSGHHPSRAWVKGLQGRIGPGIPAGWRVCGENLYARHSIPYEDLDSWFYGFSVWDGERCLDWDRTVRFLHGLGVPSPRVLWRGTFDERALRRLRLDTARQEGYVVRTAAGFDRADFGRCVAKWVRAGHVQTDTHWMHAQVVPNGLGRAAPLWAVRSGAEPDVAALSAAVGPPGSAAAGTGVGPGAEAGAEVAEAAARIDASGRTGEDRLAGVLAALLRREPRARVAARLAAGPAGMALARRVGDLLGLYPRLQRPFPDADRRAGLVRLAAAADLGVLHALAGALADGPGARECVEWSALWAAEAELLGGPDPLECLREALRDPLAGLEAAAADRCWAEARRAFADGRISGTAVEEAVAATWQWRGGSFPRLVQLCGPSGSGKSTFGRGLPGVDAYVCLDDLRAARGSRADQRANADVLREGLGRLDAALARGGTVVWDATSLTEQQRGPVGAVARRRGALVTQAVVLVEEGELERRNGVRPHPVPAQVLASQLHRFSPPYAGRAHRTWYVGAGGNVEDTAGGLAPGAVTAGGGCDAHQ
- a CDS encoding FAD-dependent oxidoreductase, whose amino-acid sequence is MTQAAEPARTVILTVDDDPGVSRAVARDLRRHYGAGYRIVRAESGESALEALHELKLRGDLVAVILADYRMPRMNGIEFLEQALSVYPGARRVLLTAYADTHAAIDAINVVDLDHYLLKPWDPPEEKLYPVVDDLLTAWRAGDHRPVPATKVVGHRWSARSSQVRDFLARNQVPYRWYSCDEPEGRRLLEAAGADGQRLPLVVTPECTVLIEPEAADLAAHVGLATTPAADFYDLVVIGGGPAGLGAAVYGASEGLRTLLVERSATGGQAGQSSRIENYLGFPDGVSGAQLTERARRQAGRFGAEILTAREVTGLEANGPARVVRFSDGSSVAAHSVILATGVSYRQLPAPGCDELTGRGVYYGSSLTEAASCQGHDVYIVGGANSAGQAAMYLSRGAKSVTLLVRGESLTASMSYYLIQQIEGAPNISVRTRTVVGAAHGEDHLERLALYDTATGATELVDAQWMFVFIGAAPLTDWLDGTVLRDDRGFILAGPDLTPDGRPPAEWPLDRPPYHLETNIPGVFVAGDARARSAKRVASAVGEGAMAVMLAHRYLEQS
- a CDS encoding ATP-binding protein → MSGPDTHCDPREIASLFLFEKLTPQQLGQLCSEGRVERFAAGPVYTEGDPATCFYVMIEGTVVLSRRVGADDVEVSRTSQRGVYAGAMQAYLGERVPQTYTNSMRVTEPTRFFVLPAQAFSDFMREWFPMAAHLLEGLFFGARNTQRAIGQRERLLALGSLSAGLTHELNNPAAAAVRATATLRERVGKMRHKLAVIAQGHYSREAIADLIDVQERTVERVAKAVALSPLEASDREDELADWLDGHGIAEGWRIAPTFVQAGLDAAWLDQVAAAVDEDILPGAIGWLNYSVETELLMDEIDDSTARISHLVDAAKQYAQLDRAPTRVVDVHELLDSTLLMLSGKIGPRVRVVKDYDRSLPEVPAYPAELNQVWTNLIDNAVFAIAGTGRDGTLTVRTAREGDRLLVEFRDTGTGVPADIRGRIFDPFFTTKPVGEGTGLGLDISWRIVVNKHHGSLQVESVPGDTRFQVLLPLTAPDPDPDNAPGTETAQEPA
- a CDS encoding UBP-type zinc finger domain-containing protein; translated protein: MTAIKGIDPTVPPTGAGCTDCDAVGGWWFHLRRCAQCGHVGCCDSSPARHATAHWKSTGHPLVQSFEPGEEWFWDYDGDEMYASGPALAPPGERPADQPAPGPAGRVPPDWTRRLHR
- a CDS encoding AraC family transcriptional regulator, with the protein product MAPEHLHDDRYRPPAVTSIRIAELATVHAPWPEVALLLAQQADIGTLGVWDYLITSAPTPLEGIRDAARYLAAVVDTGTDTLAITEDAGRVTLNHLNRADLAHEAACAVRACALGLYLRQLSAAAQRRLVPLRVSLAAEPPRRHEPLIELYGTRSIEFGAPISSITLRTGDLTAPAPHAQPGLSAVLRRHADHTLATAVPLRDWLDLFRSALASVQAEGTPTLSTVARRMAVSPRTLQRRLDEHGTTWSAEAEAVRREHVSQLLHTTDLGIDAIAARSGYADARALRRAVQRWYGTTPAALRRHGRP
- a CDS encoding DUF418 domain-containing protein; translation: MAGTAAGTGPGTGIGASAGNGAEGRGPDGGSGRLAGVDAVRGIAVLGMFAVHVGPGPRPEGAGYLLVAADGRAPALFTLLAGFSLVLAQHGTDPARRPEGWASRWRPLLIRCAVLALLGLLLASLWPGILVILAFFAVYFLAAEPFTRLSTPVLTAVAGASVVAGPLLSFALGPLFGYGSSGRGLVPEAADLTSWPGLGAAVCELLLTGAYPLATYFPYVLAGMALARLCDVRRRVMARRMALWGTAAAVAGYGSAWLATRVFGTRQRLLEAIAVHHPEASAAADPVREVLGGQFGAVPSTSWHWLLLADPYSQTPLETLGNAGVGCALIGLCALAARHAVGARLLRPLAVLGAMALSAYVAHALVLAGPAHGAASWSAWIAFSGAALVLSWAWQRIWADSPLRRGPVEHALRLATRVGGRA
- a CDS encoding NUDIX domain-containing protein, with amino-acid sequence MPQLTDHSATDERECAAGTWMTPEDYGASRAALWTAAVVLVTDTDGRILVQSVDYRSDRLLPGGAVDAGEAPSAAAARELREELGVDGRYPRGLAVDWIPADTPGFPPEMRFPGEVLHVYDGGTWTPERIEAVRLPAQEITGIHFAEPADLPALMDPGDARRALSALRARINGCGAALLEDGRPTAPTALDRLGVLSTRRIPQRGGWHRGPVPAELPVRDLSAWLFAPDGRVLLLIARGTGTAHLPPPNTPAATGSAPLGYRYGEEGAHARVAARLTGLPPAADPAYARLLATPEQVRELSDWGPAGTDELTAVHEARARLGLPAPARTPLVEVPEEGVRW